The stretch of DNA TTAACACATATTCAGGTCACTCTCTACATGAGAGTGTGGATTGAAATGCACACCGATAGTTAATAATTGTATGCAAATCGCGTCACTCTCTACATGAGAGTGTGGATTGAAATTCAACTTGCTCCGCAATCAGGGCAAGCTGGGCTTTGTCACTCTCTACATGAGAGTGTGGATTGAAATGATTTGACGGTTACGGAAACCTTGAAAGTCTACAGTCACTCTCTACATGAGAGTGTGGATTGAAATTTTAAAATTTTTTGTTGACTCCTCATCAATACCGTCACTCTCTACATGAGAGTGTGGATTGAAATGATTTGACGGTTACGGAAACCTTGAAAGTCTACGTCACTCTCTACATGAGAGTGTGGATTGAAATCAGAAAGAAAAAGGAAGAAGAGGCTAAACAAAAAGTCACTCTCTACATGAGAGTGTGGATTGAAATATGTATGATTTTCGTGGCCGCCGCTTCGATGTGTCACTCTCTACATGAGAGTGTGGATTGAAATATGTGCGGGCGGATCGCGGCAACGAATGGGTTGTGGTCACTCTCTACATGAGAGTGTGGATTGAAATAGCATTTAATCCGGCTACTTTTGCGCTGTCAAAGGTCACTCTCTACATGAGAGTGTGGATTGAAATGTCAATCCGCCGTTGATCTGTTGCTCAAACAACTTGTCACTCTCTACATGAGAGTGTGGATTGAAATCTCCAGAGTCTCTTGTGCTAGATGGCGATGAAGGTCACTCTCTACATGAGAGTGTGGATTGAAATAATTGATCGCCCCTGGCACGTCCAAAAGCATTTGCGTCACTCTCTACATGAGAGTGTGGATTGAAATTGGAAAGGCGTAAGGAAAAGGGGAAACGTTATTGGTCACTCTCTACATGAGAGTGTGGATTGAAATACTAGCTTGGGAGCGATCACACGAACACCCCCGTAGTCACTCTCTACATGAGAGTGTGGATTGAAATGTCGATGAATTTAATGTATGTTGCGTGATTCATGTCACTCTCTACATGAGAGTGTGGATTGAAATAAGAGTTCGCAGATCGGCTTGCAAAAGACAATGTGTCTCTCTACATGAGAATGCGGATCGAAACCTGGATAAAAACAACTAAAACCATTACTTAATTAGCAAACATTATTTGCTAAAAGTAATGGTTTTTATTTTTGGCTCTATACTAACTGTTGGAGTTACCACACAAATTGCCCATAAAAAAACACACGCAAACATCCAATTCTTTTATTCTGAAATTTTTGGAAAACAAGCAAAGCTTGGAGTGGCGGGCAAATGAATTTTACCATGAAAATCTCTGGCCCTGAAGATGTATTGTTTGAATGGCTGACATACCTCTTCTGTAAAAAACGCCGGTATGCCTGTCGGACTGGGAGTGATTTGCGGAGAACCATTCTTTGGTTCAACGCTATCAGCGCTTTTCTATTGAATGACTTCGTACAATAGAATGCTCAAGACGTTTAAGGAAGCAGCTGAGCAATTTGGCGCTTCCATATCGGCTGTCCTGCGAAGCTTTGATCAATGAAATAACAGAAGTTCAGAAATTACCCAGGGTGATAGCCATTGACGAATGCGATAGAAAATTGCAGGGATATTGTAGGGATAAAAAAAAGAGATGCCTCCACAGCGTTCTAATCTGTGTCAGCATCCCTTATCTGTCAAAACCCTTGTCATATCAAAGGTTAAACTGTTATGTAATGGCGTCCCAGGAGAGATTCGAACTCCCGACCGACGGCTTAGAAGGCCGTTGCTCTATCCAGCTGAGCTACTGGGACTTAATTAAGCGTTAGTTATCTTTAAGACATTTATTATAATAGCAATTAAAAAGTTATATGTCAATACTATTTTTAAGAAAGATAAATTTTTCTGCATGGGATGAAAATTCCGCCAGCCAATGTCTCAGGCTGGCGAAATTGATTCATTGAAACACTTGACGCAAATCAGCCAGTTCCTGATGCGTTTCATCATAAAATCGAACGGTTGTCCCGCTCTTATTCGCTTCCAGCAGCGCATAGGTTTTTTCGCGGCGGCCGCGCGGCAACGTGATGCTTCCGGGATTGACAAAAATCATGTCGCCGACCTGTTCTGCTCCGACTAGATGGGTATGTCCAAAAAACACAAAATCCGCTCCGTACTCCTGCGCCTTATACTTGAGATTCATTAAAGACATCTTGACCTGGTAGCGGTGACCATGCGTAACAAAAATGCGCTTGCCGCCGACCCCTTCGATCAGATCATACGGAAACTGATCTTCTGTGTCGCAATTTCCTCTAACGATCAAGTAGCCTTGAGTCTCTGGATCGGCCGCTGCCAACTCTGAGTCACCGCAATGAAACATGGCATCCACTGTTTCCTCATACCGCTCTTTCAATTCGGCAAGAATTTCACTCCAGCCATGGCTGTCGCTGACGATAAGCACCTTCATCTTTCTTCACTTCTCATCAAAAGAGGCAGGCGCTCCCGCAGCTCAGCCAGCGCTCTTCCGCGGTGGCTTATGCGGTTTTTCACTTCGGGCGCAAGCTCAGCCATCGTGCGTTTATAAGCCTCCACATAAAAAATCGGATCATACCCGAAGCCGTTTGTTCCCCGTCTTTCTGATGTGATTCTCCCCTCGCATGTTCCGGTCACCGTTTCTGTTTCTTTCCCGGGGATGGCGACAGCAAGTGCGCAGCAGAAGCGGGCTGTCCGTTTGTCATCAGATACACCTTGCAGCTCAGTGAGCACTTTATCAATATTAGCCTCATCATTCTTCGCTTCACCTGCATACCTAGCCGAATAAACGCCCGGCCGTCCATCGAGCGCATCAATCACTAAACCTGAATCGTCCGCTACAACGAGACGGCCCGTTTGCTTCGAAATGGCTTCCGCCTTTAAAACAGCGTTCTCTTCAAATGTGGATCCGGTCTCTTCCACATCCGCAAATTCCGGATAATCCAGCAAAGTCTGAACCCTTACTCCAAAGTCAGCGAACATCTCAGTGAATTCCTTTGCTTTTCCTTTGTTTTTTGTCGCAATAATAACTGTCTTCATAGCGTTTTCCCTTCTTTTGGTTTACTTGCCGATTTTTCCGGCAATCTCCCCAAGCGCTTCCGCCTGAATGTCAAACAGCTCGTTCAAACCAAGTTGGGCCGATTCCAGCAAAGCATGCAAATCCCTCATCGAAAACGTTGCTTCCTCTCCCGTTCCTTGAAGTTCAACAAATTCCCCGGCACCGGTCATGACAACATTCATGTCAACTTCCGCTTGGCTATCCTCTATATAGTTCAAGTCTAACACGACTCCATGCTCCTTGACGACTCCTACACTTGTTGCCGCCAGAAAGTCGGTCACCGGAAAGGCCGCTAATTGTTTATCGGTATGTAATTGGTCAAGCGCCTGTGCCATCGCCACAAAGGCTCCCGTAATGGAAGCGGTCCGCGTCCCGCCATCCGCTTGAATAACATCGCAGTCTATCCACACTGTGCGCTCACCTATCGCTTCTAGATTGACAACGGCGCGCAAAGCTCGTCCGATCAGCCGCTGAATTTCCATCGTCCGCCCCGATACTTTTCCTTTCGAAGACTCCCGAATGTTGCGCTGCGCCGTCGCCCGCGGCAGCATGGAATATTCCGCTGAGATCCAGCCCTTGCCGCTTCCTCTCATAAACGGCGGAACGCGATCCTCTATGCTCGCCGTACAGATGACTCGCGTATCACCGACTGTTATGAGTACGGAGCCTTCAGGATGCTTTAAAAAATCGGTTTCTATATGTACATTTCTCAATTGATTATTGTTTCTGCCATCAACTCTCATAGTGCGCCTCCTTTAATGAAACAGGCACCCTTGCTCTTCCGGCCGCAAACTGCAAACAAGGATGCTTCATCTCTCTAATTTACACTATATAATTATATAATAGTATAGCAAAATGATTTTTTTACAAACCGCTTGGATTAACAAATTCCGGGCGGGTCACTGAACTACTGAGGGGTTCCCCTTTTTCCGTCACGATCTTTGAACTGCCGCCGACTTGAATCGCCAGGCTCTCAATGTTTTTGCCCTCCGTTAAAGATAAGGCTAATAGCTTTAAAACGTGATCTGATACCATCTTATTTTCCAAGCTGCCGAGAATAGCCTCATTAAAGTTCAGCGTGACGCGGCCATTCTTCACGACCGGCCGTTCAACCAGCTCGGCCTCCGGTAAAAATTCCGTTACGAGCCCCGATCCCGCCTCCGGTCCTTCAGCCAGCTCCTTCACCACCGCTGACACATCATCCTTTTCACTGTTGCTGATTCTCTTCGTCACAGGAACATAATAATAGCCCTCCCCTTGCTGGGCCATATAATACACCGTTAACGGCCGAGTGTTCGTCATATCCGCTACGCTTGCGGATTCCAGATTAATTCCCGCTTGTCGGGTCAAGCCCTTTGCAGGAAGCGGCATTTTCCCTACCGGCATCGCCTTAAGCGGATGGCCATTGACTTGAATGCTGACTCTGTCGATCGAATCAAATTGAGTTAACGTCCAAGTGATCGCTTGGGCTATCCGCGCTTCATCTTCTTTTTGATATTCATTAAACTCCGGAGAAAAGTCTACAGTAGCGGTGCCGTTTTGAACATCCACGCTTTTCACTTGAGTTCCGGCAGGCAGCACAGCTCGAAATCCGTTCGGCAGCATGTTGGAAACCGGGCCTCCAGCCACTAAATGTTCAAGCGCCTGCTTGGCCATACTTTTCGTATTGGAAAGCGGCATCGTTTGTGAAACGACATAGCCATTTTTATCAATTAAGTACAGCTCAGTCATGACCGCATTCTTATTTTGTTCAGCGCTTTTTTGCTCCTCTGCCAAGCTGTCCGTATAAGTGACTGATTGCGGCGGATCAATCTTTTCCTTCTTCTCTTCGGGCAATAACCCGCAGCCTGCCACATAAACAGAAGACATTATGATCGCTGTCGCAGCCGCTGCTTTCTTCTTTCGCATACTGACCCCTCC from Bacillus xiapuensis encodes:
- the rph gene encoding ribonuclease PH, with the translated sequence MRVDGRNNNQLRNVHIETDFLKHPEGSVLITVGDTRVICTASIEDRVPPFMRGSGKGWISAEYSMLPRATAQRNIRESSKGKVSGRTMEIQRLIGRALRAVVNLEAIGERTVWIDCDVIQADGGTRTASITGAFVAMAQALDQLHTDKQLAAFPVTDFLAATSVGVVKEHGVVLDLNYIEDSQAEVDMNVVMTGAGEFVELQGTGEEATFSMRDLHALLESAQLGLNELFDIQAEALGEIAGKIGK
- a CDS encoding GerMN domain-containing protein, which gives rise to MRKKKAAAATAIIMSSVYVAGCGLLPEEKKEKIDPPQSVTYTDSLAEEQKSAEQNKNAVMTELYLIDKNGYVVSQTMPLSNTKSMAKQALEHLVAGGPVSNMLPNGFRAVLPAGTQVKSVDVQNGTATVDFSPEFNEYQKEDEARIAQAITWTLTQFDSIDRVSIQVNGHPLKAMPVGKMPLPAKGLTRQAGINLESASVADMTNTRPLTVYYMAQQGEGYYYVPVTKRISNSEKDDVSAVVKELAEGPEAGSGLVTEFLPEAELVERPVVKNGRVTLNFNEAILGSLENKMVSDHVLKLLALSLTEGKNIESLAIQVGGSSKIVTEKGEPLSSSVTRPEFVNPSGL
- a CDS encoding metallophosphoesterase, with the translated sequence MKVLIVSDSHGWSEILAELKERYEETVDAMFHCGDSELAAADPETQGYLIVRGNCDTEDQFPYDLIEGVGGKRIFVTHGHRYQVKMSLMNLKYKAQEYGADFVFFGHTHLVGAEQVGDMIFVNPGSITLPRGRREKTYALLEANKSGTTVRFYDETHQELADLRQVFQ
- a CDS encoding XTP/dITP diphosphatase, producing MKTVIIATKNKGKAKEFTEMFADFGVRVQTLLDYPEFADVEETGSTFEENAVLKAEAISKQTGRLVVADDSGLVIDALDGRPGVYSARYAGEAKNDEANIDKVLTELQGVSDDKRTARFCCALAVAIPGKETETVTGTCEGRITSERRGTNGFGYDPIFYVEAYKRTMAELAPEVKNRISHRGRALAELRERLPLLMRSEER